CTCGAGGACGACCTAACCTTCTTGGCGAGACAGAAGGTTTTAGAAGACGGAGTCTGACTTCAAAATTCAAGCTTCGGTTCGGTTTAAGTTTTCGCTTGATAAAAAGCCGGATCAATTCTATAATTCGGTTTACTCAGTTGAACCGGGTACTCCTACTCTGATACATTAAAAATTGGTTAACCGTCGTGGTGTGTGGTTCCGTTTAACAAAACAACGGCGATGAAGAGACCTCGAGCCCCATCCCCACCCTCGATCTCCGCCGCCGCGAAACCACCAGTCTCTCCTCCCCTCACTCCGATTCTAAAACAGAAGCTACAAAGAACAGCAACACCAAAATGGCTCCCATTGAAACTCACCCAGACGGAGCTCACGTTACCGTTAACCTTCCCGACGGGTCAAACATTCCGGTGGAAGCAAACCGGACCGGTTCAGTACAGCGGATCGATCGGTCCTCACCTCGTCTCTCTCCGCCAGCGTCCAGGAGACGACACGGTTTCGTACTGCCTCCACTGCAGCGCCGCGAGCCCTAACTCCGCCGCAGAGCTGGCGCTGCTCGATTTTCTCAACGCCGAGATCTCGCTAGCCGAGCTGTGGTCTGATTTCGAGGTGAAGGATCCTCGTTTCGGAGAGGTGGCGAAGCGTCTCCGCGGCGCGCGCGTGCTGAGGCAGGATCCGTTGGAGTGTTTGATGCAGTTTCTGTGCTCGTCGAACAATAACATCGCGAGGATCACGAAGATGGTGGATTTCGTCTCGTCTTTGGGGTTGTATCTGGGTGAGGTTGAGGGGTTTGAGTTTCATCAGTTCCCATCGTTGGTACGGTTGTCTAGGGTTTCTGAGGATGAGCTTAGGAAGGCTGGTTTTGGATACAGGTGGGTCAAAGTTACTGCCTTTCAGTCATATCTGATTGGTTCTGTTTTAAAGTAGggaactttgattttttttggtttacttCTTGTTGTTGTGGTGAGCAGAGCGAAGTACATAACGGGTACAGTAAGTGCTTTGCAATCAAAACCAGGTGGTGGCGATGAATGGCTTATGTCTCTACGCAAGCTGGATCTTCAAGATGCGATTGCTGCTCTGTGTACGTTGCCTGGTGTTGGTCCAAAGGTAGCAGCTTGCATAGCTCTGTTTTCTCTTGATCAGCATAGTGCCATTCCCGTTGACACGCATGTCTGGCAGGTAAAAGAGTCACCAGCTTCTCTGGAGTTTTATGTATCTTAATTACTTTGATTAGCTTATTAGCTGGGCGGTGGCTAAGGTTAGCTCTTTTGTTTTGGGGGTGATGAACCAGATAGCCACAAGGTACCTTGTGCCAGACCTTGCTGGTGCCAAACTGACGAATAAACTCTGCAGTAGAGTGGCGGAAGCATTTGTGAGTAAATATGGGGAATATGCTGGTTGGGCTCAAACATTGCTTTTCATTGCTGAGTTACCCGCACAGAAAGCTCTCTTGCAGTCCTCCCAGTCCACCATCCAACTGGTTAAATCTGCGGAAAAGAAAAAGTAATGAAGCTATAGCTTTGACGCTATGAAGCGCCTCCATAGAAAGCA
The Raphanus sativus cultivar WK10039 chromosome 1, ASM80110v3, whole genome shotgun sequence DNA segment above includes these coding regions:
- the LOC108859272 gene encoding N-glycosylase/DNA lyase OGG1 — encoded protein: MKRPRAPSPPSISAAAKPPVSPPLTPILKQKLQRTATPKWLPLKLTQTELTLPLTFPTGQTFRWKQTGPVQYSGSIGPHLVSLRQRPGDDTVSYCLHCSAASPNSAAELALLDFLNAEISLAELWSDFEVKDPRFGEVAKRLRGARVLRQDPLECLMQFLCSSNNNIARITKMVDFVSSLGLYLGEVEGFEFHQFPSLVRLSRVSEDELRKAGFGYRAKYITGTVSALQSKPGGGDEWLMSLRKLDLQDAIAALCTLPGVGPKVAACIALFSLDQHSAIPVDTHVWQIATRYLVPDLAGAKLTNKLCSRVAEAFVSKYGEYAGWAQTLLFIAELPAQKALLQSSQSTIQLVKSAEKKK